A window of the Rhizobium brockwellii genome harbors these coding sequences:
- the pdxA gene encoding 4-hydroxythreonine-4-phosphate dehydrogenase PdxA: MAIPFSRPLALSQGDPAGIGPDITLMAWLRRRELGLPPFFLIGDPDVLALRARQLNLAVSIRETDKASEAAGMFADALPVMTIPVGIEVVAGEPHAATAKGTIASIEKAVSLVISGEALAVVTNPIAKAVLYEAGFRFPGHTEFLAELAARATGRPVTPVMMLSGPKLRAIPVTIHIPVRDVPAALTGELIMETCRIAHADLKQRFGIEAPRLAVAGLNPHAGEGGAIGTEDEDIIRPAIERLRDEGIDAIGPLPADTMFHDEARARYDVAICMYHDQALIPAKALGFDDSVNVTLGLPFVRTSPDHGTAFGIAGKGLAREHSLVAALKLAAQLGRSVESRR, translated from the coding sequence ATGGCGATACCGTTTTCGCGACCGCTTGCACTGAGCCAGGGCGACCCCGCCGGCATCGGGCCGGATATTACTTTGATGGCCTGGCTGAGGCGGCGTGAACTCGGGCTGCCGCCTTTCTTCCTGATCGGCGATCCCGATGTTCTGGCGTTGAGAGCCCGCCAACTCAATCTGGCGGTTTCGATCCGCGAGACCGATAAAGCCAGCGAAGCCGCCGGGATGTTTGCCGACGCGCTGCCCGTCATGACCATACCTGTTGGTATCGAGGTCGTGGCCGGCGAACCGCATGCGGCAACGGCGAAAGGCACGATTGCGTCGATCGAGAAAGCCGTGTCGCTTGTCATCAGCGGCGAGGCGCTCGCGGTCGTCACCAATCCGATCGCCAAGGCCGTGCTTTACGAGGCAGGTTTCCGGTTTCCCGGCCATACCGAATTTCTCGCCGAACTCGCCGCCAGGGCGACCGGCCGGCCGGTGACACCTGTCATGATGCTGTCCGGACCGAAGCTCAGGGCCATTCCCGTCACCATCCATATTCCGGTCCGCGACGTGCCGGCGGCGCTGACGGGCGAACTGATCATGGAAACCTGCCGGATCGCCCATGCAGACCTGAAGCAGCGCTTCGGCATCGAGGCACCGCGGCTCGCCGTTGCCGGCCTCAACCCGCATGCGGGCGAAGGCGGGGCGATCGGCACGGAGGACGAGGACATCATCCGTCCGGCGATCGAGCGCCTGCGCGACGAGGGCATCGATGCGATCGGCCCCCTGCCCGCCGATACGATGTTCCATGACGAGGCGCGGGCGCGATACGACGTCGCCATCTGCATGTATCACGATCAGGCGCTGATCCCGGCCAAGGCACTTGGTTTCGACGACAGCGTCAACGTGACGCTCGGGCTTCCCTTCGTGCGCACCTCGCCGGATCACGGCACCGCTTTCGGCATTGCCGGCAAGGGGCTGGCGCGCGAGCACAGCCTCGTTGCAGCGCTGAAGCTCGCCGCCCAGCTCGGCCGCAGTGTGGAAAGCCGCCGCTGA
- the rpsR gene encoding 30S ribosomal protein S18, which yields MSETSSAPVRRPFHRRRKTCPFSGANAPRIDYKDVRLLQRYISERGKIVPSRITAVSQKKQRELAQAIKRARFLGLLPYVVA from the coding sequence ATGTCTGAAACTTCCTCCGCTCCGGTCCGCCGCCCGTTCCATCGCCGCCGCAAGACCTGCCCGTTCTCCGGCGCCAACGCACCGCGGATCGACTACAAGGACGTACGCCTGCTGCAGCGCTACATTTCTGAGCGCGGCAAAATCGTTCCGTCCCGCATCACGGCCGTTTCCCAGAAGAAGCAGCGCGAACTCGCCCAGGCGATCAAGCGCGCCCGTTTCCTCGGCCTGCTGCCCTACGTCGTCGCCTAG
- the rsmA gene encoding 16S rRNA (adenine(1518)-N(6)/adenine(1519)-N(6))-dimethyltransferase RsmA — MAALDGLPPLRDVIQRHGLDARKALGQNFLLDLNLTQKIARTAGTLEEATIVEVGPGPGGLTRAILALGARKVIAIERDPRCLPALAEIADHYPGRLEVIEGDALKIDFETLVPEGPVKIIANLPYNVGTQLLVNWLLPKAWPPFWQSLTLMFQKEVGERIVANEDDDHYGRLGVLCGWRTEARMAFDVPPQAFTPPPKVTSTVVHLTPRENPIPCTVANLEKVTQAAFGQRRKMLRQSLKPLGGESLLVKAGIDPARRAETLSVEEFCLLANSL; from the coding sequence ATGGCAGCACTCGATGGCCTGCCGCCGCTTCGCGACGTCATCCAGCGTCACGGCCTCGATGCGCGCAAGGCGCTCGGGCAGAATTTCCTGCTCGACCTCAACCTCACGCAGAAAATCGCCCGCACGGCGGGCACACTCGAAGAGGCGACCATCGTTGAGGTCGGCCCCGGCCCTGGCGGATTGACGCGGGCGATCCTGGCGCTCGGCGCCAGAAAGGTCATCGCCATCGAGCGGGATCCCCGCTGCCTGCCGGCACTCGCCGAGATCGCCGATCATTATCCCGGCCGGCTGGAGGTGATCGAAGGCGATGCGCTGAAGATTGATTTCGAGACCTTGGTCCCGGAAGGCCCGGTCAAGATCATCGCCAACCTGCCCTACAATGTCGGCACGCAGTTGCTGGTCAATTGGCTACTGCCGAAAGCCTGGCCGCCGTTCTGGCAGTCGCTGACGCTGATGTTTCAGAAGGAAGTCGGCGAGCGTATCGTCGCCAACGAAGACGATGACCATTACGGCCGCCTCGGCGTGCTCTGCGGCTGGCGGACGGAGGCACGCATGGCCTTCGACGTGCCGCCGCAAGCCTTCACGCCACCGCCGAAAGTGACGTCGACGGTCGTGCATCTCACACCCCGCGAAAACCCCATCCCCTGCACCGTCGCCAACCTGGAAAAGGTGACGCAGGCGGCTTTCGGCCAGCGCCGCAAGATGCTGCGACAAAGCCTGAAACCGCTCGGCGGCGAGAGCCTGCTCGTCAAGGCCGGAATCGATCCGGCGCGGCGGGCTGAAACCTTGTCCGTCGAGGAATTCTGCCTTCTCGCAAACAGCCTGTAG
- a CDS encoding acyl carrier protein, whose protein sequence is MSDIAERVKKIVIDHLGVDADKVVESASFIDDLGADSLDTVELVMAFEEEFGVEIPDDAADSILTVGDAVKFIEKAQA, encoded by the coding sequence ATGAGCGATATCGCAGAACGCGTAAAGAAAATTGTTATTGATCATCTTGGCGTTGATGCCGACAAGGTCGTCGAGAGCGCCAGCTTTATCGACGATCTGGGCGCTGACTCGCTCGACACGGTCGAACTTGTCATGGCTTTCGAAGAAGAATTCGGCGTTGAAATTCCTGACGACGCTGCCGACTCGATCCTGACGGTCGGCGATGCAGTGAAGTTCATTGAGAAGGCCCAGGCCTGA
- the mltG gene encoding endolytic transglycosylase MltG, with translation MSDTTNQSNDTQAQKGPIIPKSPSEALRPERVPEPPKRSKKARGQVVLFLNFIMTMAVLVCVVAIIGFYYATSTYRNPGPLQTNTNFIVRNGAGLTEIASNLERNAIISDARIFRYLTATHLSAGESLKAGEYEIKARASMRDIMELLKSGKSILYSVSFPEGLTVRQMFDRMLQDTVLEGDLPAALPTEGSLRPDTYKFSRGTKRSEIIEQMAAAQQKLVDQIWDKRDSSLPLRSKEEFVTLASIVEKETGVPDERAHVASVFLNRLGKGMRLQSDPTIIYGLFGGEGKPADRPIYQSDLKRDTPYNTYVIKGLPPTPIANPGKDALEAVANPWKTQDLYFVADGSGGHVFAATLEEHNANVKRWRKLEADKGSDPNIAVDGQPEEQPADSGATVAPPKKKKIN, from the coding sequence GTGAGCGATACGACGAACCAGAGCAACGATACCCAGGCGCAGAAGGGACCGATCATCCCGAAGTCGCCGAGCGAAGCCCTGCGTCCGGAACGCGTTCCGGAGCCGCCGAAGCGGTCCAAGAAAGCCCGCGGCCAGGTCGTTCTTTTCCTGAACTTCATCATGACGATGGCGGTTCTGGTCTGCGTCGTCGCCATCATCGGCTTCTACTACGCCACATCGACCTATCGGAACCCCGGTCCGCTGCAGACCAACACCAATTTCATCGTCCGCAACGGCGCTGGTCTGACCGAAATCGCCTCGAACCTCGAGCGCAACGCGATCATCAGCGATGCCCGCATCTTCCGCTATCTCACGGCAACGCATCTTTCTGCCGGTGAGAGCCTGAAGGCGGGTGAATACGAGATCAAGGCGAGGGCCTCCATGAGGGATATCATGGAGCTTCTGAAATCGGGCAAGTCCATTCTCTATTCCGTTTCCTTCCCTGAGGGCCTGACGGTCCGCCAGATGTTCGACCGCATGCTGCAGGATACCGTGCTGGAAGGCGACTTGCCGGCAGCATTGCCGACCGAGGGCAGCCTGCGTCCAGATACCTACAAATTCTCGCGCGGCACCAAGCGCTCGGAAATCATCGAACAGATGGCGGCTGCGCAGCAGAAGCTCGTCGATCAGATCTGGGACAAGCGCGACTCCTCGCTGCCGCTGCGATCCAAGGAGGAGTTCGTGACACTCGCCTCGATCGTCGAAAAGGAAACCGGTGTTCCCGACGAGCGAGCCCACGTCGCCTCCGTTTTCCTGAACCGGCTCGGCAAGGGCATGCGCCTGCAGTCCGACCCGACGATCATCTACGGCCTCTTCGGCGGCGAAGGCAAACCGGCCGACCGGCCGATCTACCAGTCGGACCTGAAGCGGGATACACCTTACAACACCTATGTCATCAAGGGTCTGCCGCCGACGCCAATCGCCAATCCCGGTAAGGATGCGCTGGAAGCCGTCGCCAATCCCTGGAAGACGCAGGACCTCTATTTCGTCGCCGACGGCTCCGGCGGCCATGTTTTCGCTGCGACGCTCGAGGAGCACAATGCCAACGTCAAGCGCTGGCGCAAGCTCGAAGCCGACAAGGGTTCGGACCCGAACATCGCAGTCGACGGCCAGCCGGAAGAGCAGCCGGCGGATAGTGGCGCGACCGTCGCGCCGCCGAAGAAAAAGAAGATCAACTGA
- the fabF gene encoding beta-ketoacyl-ACP synthase II — MRRVVITGTGMVSPLGCGTEVTWSRLLAGQNGARLVTEFEVDDLPAKIACRIPIGDGTDGTFNVDQWMEPKEQRKVDPFIIYGMAAADMALADAGWHPETDEDQIATGVLIGSGIGGIEGIVEAGYTLRDKGPRRISPFFIPGRLINLVSGQVSIRHKLRGPNHSVVTACSTGAHAIGDAARLIALGDADVMVAGGTESPVSRISLAGFAACKALSTQHNDDPKKASRPYDRDRDGFVMGEGAGIVVLEELEHAKARGARIYAEIVGYGLSGDAYHITAPSEDGEGAGRCMAMALKRAGLTPADIDYINAHGTSTMADTIELGAVERLVGTAASKISMSSTKSATGHLLGAAGAIEAIFTTLAIRDNIAPPTLNLDNPERETAIDLVPHKAREREINVALSNSFGFGGTNASLVLRRYAQ, encoded by the coding sequence ATGAGACGTGTCGTCATCACCGGTACCGGCATGGTATCACCCTTGGGATGCGGAACCGAGGTGACGTGGTCCCGGCTGCTTGCCGGTCAGAACGGCGCCCGCCTCGTCACCGAATTCGAGGTCGACGACCTTCCCGCCAAGATCGCCTGTCGTATTCCTATCGGTGATGGCACCGACGGCACCTTCAATGTCGATCAGTGGATGGAGCCAAAGGAGCAGCGCAAGGTCGATCCCTTCATCATCTACGGCATGGCCGCCGCCGACATGGCGCTTGCCGATGCCGGCTGGCATCCTGAAACCGATGAGGACCAGATCGCCACCGGCGTGCTGATCGGCTCCGGCATCGGCGGAATCGAAGGCATCGTCGAGGCGGGTTACACCCTGCGCGACAAGGGCCCGCGCCGTATTTCCCCCTTCTTCATTCCCGGCCGCCTGATCAACCTCGTCTCCGGCCAGGTCTCGATCCGCCACAAGCTGCGCGGACCCAATCATTCGGTCGTCACCGCCTGCTCGACGGGTGCGCATGCGATCGGAGATGCCGCGCGGCTGATTGCGCTGGGTGATGCCGACGTCATGGTCGCCGGCGGCACGGAATCCCCTGTCAGCCGCATTTCGCTTGCAGGTTTTGCCGCCTGCAAGGCGCTGTCGACCCAGCACAATGACGACCCGAAGAAAGCGTCGCGCCCCTATGATCGCGACCGTGACGGCTTCGTCATGGGCGAGGGCGCCGGCATCGTTGTGCTCGAAGAACTGGAACATGCCAAGGCGCGCGGCGCCAGGATCTATGCCGAAATCGTCGGGTACGGCCTGTCGGGCGATGCCTATCACATCACCGCGCCGTCCGAAGACGGCGAGGGCGCCGGCCGCTGCATGGCGATGGCGCTGAAGCGCGCCGGGCTGACACCGGCCGATATCGACTACATCAATGCCCACGGTACCTCGACCATGGCCGACACGATCGAACTCGGCGCCGTCGAGCGGCTGGTCGGCACTGCGGCGTCGAAGATCTCCATGTCTTCGACCAAGTCGGCGACAGGACACCTTCTCGGTGCTGCCGGCGCCATCGAGGCGATCTTCACCACGCTCGCCATTCGCGACAATATTGCGCCGCCGACGCTCAATCTCGACAATCCCGAACGTGAGACGGCGATCGATCTTGTCCCGCACAAGGCGCGTGAGCGGGAAATCAATGTGGCGCTGTCCAACTCGTTCGGATTCGGCGGCACGAACGCGTCGCTCGTACTGCGCCGTTACGCGCAATAA
- the fabD gene encoding ACP S-malonyltransferase: MTIAFTFPGQGSQAVGMGKDLAENFAEARAVFQEVDEALGEKLSDVMFNGPEDTLTLTANAQPALMAVSIAVVRVLEAKGLDLKSKVAYVAGHSLGEYSALCAAGTFSLADTARLLRIRGNAMQAAVPVGVGAMAAIIGLEHADVVAVCEAAAAVGACQIANDNGGGQIVISGEKAAVEKAAGLATDKGAKRAILLPVSAPFHSTLMAPAADAMREALAKVAKSDPVVPVIANVRAAPVSSADEIANLLVEQVTGQVRWRETVEWFAGNGVTTLYELGSGKVLTGLARRIDKTINGISVNGPADIDAAVAALMA; the protein is encoded by the coding sequence ATGACCATTGCTTTCACTTTTCCCGGTCAGGGCAGTCAGGCCGTCGGCATGGGCAAGGATCTCGCCGAGAATTTTGCCGAAGCCCGCGCCGTTTTCCAAGAGGTCGATGAGGCGCTCGGTGAAAAGCTTTCGGACGTCATGTTCAACGGTCCCGAGGATACGTTGACCTTGACGGCTAACGCCCAGCCGGCGCTGATGGCCGTCTCTATCGCCGTTGTCCGCGTTCTGGAGGCCAAGGGGCTGGATCTGAAGTCCAAGGTCGCCTACGTCGCCGGCCACTCGCTCGGCGAATATTCGGCGCTTTGCGCCGCCGGCACCTTTTCGCTTGCCGACACCGCGCGGCTGTTGCGCATCCGCGGCAATGCCATGCAGGCGGCCGTTCCCGTCGGCGTCGGCGCCATGGCCGCGATCATCGGCCTCGAACATGCCGACGTCGTTGCCGTCTGCGAGGCAGCGGCCGCCGTCGGCGCCTGCCAGATCGCCAACGACAATGGCGGCGGCCAGATCGTCATCTCGGGCGAGAAGGCAGCCGTCGAAAAGGCGGCGGGCCTTGCGACCGACAAGGGCGCCAAGCGTGCCATTCTGCTGCCGGTCTCCGCTCCCTTCCATTCCACACTGATGGCGCCTGCCGCCGACGCCATGCGCGAGGCGCTGGCAAAAGTCGCCAAGTCCGATCCCGTCGTGCCTGTCATCGCCAATGTCCGTGCCGCTCCGGTGTCGAGCGCCGACGAAATCGCGAACCTCCTCGTGGAGCAGGTGACCGGCCAGGTCCGCTGGCGCGAGACGGTGGAATGGTTCGCTGGAAATGGCGTCACGACGCTTTACGAACTCGGCTCCGGCAAGGTGCTGACCGGCCTTGCCCGCCGCATCGACAAGACGATCAACGGCATCTCCGTCAACGGTCCGGCGGATATCGACGCGGCCGTCGCCGCCCTCATGGCCTGA
- the rplI gene encoding 50S ribosomal protein L9, translating to MQVILLERISKLGQMGETVKVRDGFARNYLLPLGKALRANAANKTRFEAERATLEARNLERKSEAQTVADVLDGKSFIVVRSAGETGQLYGSVAARDVVDILGAEGFNIGRNQVHLNTPIKSIGLHKVELQLHAEVEIHVELNVARSAEEAERQSKGEELTSVDAIYGVDEDALRPEDFFDPEADGVDEDEA from the coding sequence ATGCAAGTCATCCTTCTCGAACGCATCTCCAAGCTCGGCCAGATGGGCGAAACCGTAAAGGTTCGCGACGGCTTTGCCCGCAACTACCTGCTGCCGCTCGGCAAGGCGCTGCGCGCCAACGCCGCCAACAAGACCCGCTTCGAAGCCGAGCGCGCGACGCTCGAAGCCCGCAACCTTGAGCGCAAGTCGGAAGCCCAGACGGTCGCCGACGTTCTCGACGGCAAGTCCTTCATCGTCGTGCGCTCCGCCGGCGAAACTGGCCAGCTCTACGGTTCGGTTGCTGCCCGTGACGTCGTCGATATTCTCGGCGCCGAAGGCTTCAACATCGGCCGCAACCAGGTTCACCTCAACACGCCGATCAAGTCGATCGGCCTGCACAAGGTCGAGCTGCAGCTGCATGCCGAAGTCGAAATCCACGTCGAGCTGAACGTTGCCCGTTCTGCCGAAGAGGCAGAGCGCCAGTCGAAGGGCGAAGAACTCACCTCGGTCGACGCGATCTACGGCGTCGACGAAGACGCGCTGCGTCCGGAAGACTTCTTCGATCCGGAAGCTGACGGCGTCGACGAAGACGAAGCATAA
- the gmk gene encoding guanylate kinase translates to MKPAKSSPVQIARRGLMLVISSPSGAGKSTIARTLLETDRQIGLSVSVTTRQRRPSEVEDVHYHFKSVREFERLRDSDALLEWAEVHGNFYGTPREPVEQAMGEGRDMLFDIDWQGAQQLQEKMSADVVSIFVLPPTMTELQSRLHRRAEDSEEVIQTRLANSRAEIAHWREYDYVIVNDDLNAALDAVQSIVKAERLRRDRRHGMFDFVRELLEETPSL, encoded by the coding sequence ATGAAACCGGCGAAATCCTCGCCCGTGCAGATCGCCCGCCGCGGTTTGATGCTTGTCATCTCGTCGCCGTCAGGCGCCGGCAAGTCCACCATCGCGCGCACGCTGCTGGAGACCGACAGGCAAATCGGCCTTTCCGTCAGCGTCACCACGCGCCAGCGCCGCCCGAGCGAAGTCGAGGATGTGCACTACCACTTCAAGAGTGTGCGCGAGTTCGAGCGGCTGCGCGATAGCGACGCGCTGCTCGAATGGGCCGAGGTGCATGGCAATTTCTACGGCACGCCGCGCGAGCCGGTCGAGCAGGCCATGGGCGAAGGCCGCGACATGCTCTTCGACATCGATTGGCAGGGCGCCCAGCAATTGCAGGAGAAGATGTCGGCCGACGTCGTCTCGATCTTCGTGCTGCCGCCGACCATGACGGAACTGCAGTCACGGCTGCATCGCCGTGCCGAGGATTCCGAGGAGGTCATCCAGACGCGCCTCGCCAACAGCCGCGCCGAGATCGCCCACTGGCGCGAATACGACTACGTCATCGTCAATGACGATCTCAACGCCGCCCTTGACGCCGTCCAGTCGATCGTCAAGGCCGAACGCCTGCGCCGCGACCGCCGCCACGGCATGTTCGACTTCGTCCGCGAGTTGCTGGAAGAGACGCCGTCGCTTTAG
- a CDS encoding aldo/keto reductase, producing the protein MKYNSLGRTEISVSEICLGTMTWGSQNSEADAHAQMDYAVEKGVNFFDTAELYPTTPVSAATQGRTEDYIGSWFKKTGKRGDIVLATKVAGRGRDYIRGGEGADAKNIRLALEASLARLKTDYVDLYQIHWPNRGHFHFRQNWSYNPFNQDRDEAVANMLDILETLGALVKEGKIRAIGLSNETTWGIQKYLTLSEQKSLPRVACVQNEYNLLYRHFDLDLAELSHHEDVGLLAYSPLAGGILSGKYIDGGRPKGSRGSINHDIGGRLQPLQEPATKAYLQIAATYGLDPAAMALAFCLSRPFMASAIIGATSMEQLKIDIGAADITLSNEVLTEIAKVHRQYPLTL; encoded by the coding sequence ATGAAGTACAATTCGCTAGGCCGCACCGAGATTTCCGTTTCAGAGATTTGCCTTGGCACCATGACCTGGGGTTCGCAGAACAGCGAAGCCGATGCTCACGCACAGATGGACTACGCCGTCGAAAAGGGCGTCAATTTCTTCGATACGGCCGAACTTTATCCGACCACCCCGGTTTCGGCGGCGACACAGGGCCGGACGGAAGATTACATCGGCAGTTGGTTCAAGAAGACCGGCAAGCGCGGCGATATCGTGCTCGCCACCAAGGTCGCCGGCCGCGGCCGTGACTACATACGCGGCGGCGAAGGTGCCGATGCAAAGAATATCCGCCTGGCGCTCGAGGCCAGCCTGGCGCGGCTGAAGACGGATTACGTCGACCTCTACCAGATCCACTGGCCGAACCGCGGCCATTTCCATTTCCGTCAGAACTGGAGCTACAATCCCTTCAACCAGGACCGCGACGAGGCCGTCGCCAATATGCTCGACATTCTGGAAACGCTCGGCGCGCTGGTGAAGGAAGGCAAGATCCGCGCGATCGGCCTTTCCAACGAAACCACCTGGGGCATACAGAAATACCTGACGCTCTCCGAACAAAAGAGCCTGCCGCGGGTCGCCTGCGTCCAGAACGAATACAACTTGCTCTACCGCCATTTCGACCTCGATCTCGCCGAACTCTCGCATCATGAGGATGTCGGGCTGCTCGCCTATTCGCCGCTCGCCGGCGGCATCCTCTCCGGCAAATATATCGATGGCGGCAGGCCGAAAGGTTCGCGCGGTTCGATCAACCACGATATCGGCGGCCGCCTGCAGCCGCTGCAGGAACCGGCGACCAAAGCCTATCTGCAGATCGCCGCAACCTACGGCCTCGACCCGGCAGCAATGGCGCTCGCCTTCTGCCTGTCCAGGCCCTTCATGGCCTCGGCCATCATCGGCGCGACCTCGATGGAACAGTTGAAAATCGATATCGGCGCGGCAGACATTACGCTTTCGAACGAGGTGCTCACGGAGATCGCCAAAGTGCACCGGCAGTATCCGCTGACGCTCTGA
- a CDS encoding YicC/YloC family endoribonuclease: MALQSMTGFARREGTSGRWRWAWELRSVNGKGLDLRLRLPPGLERMEADVRRLAGESFSRGNLQASLSVTADENRFEAVLNRQALAAVLAMREQLDGVIDPAPLKLDTLLLVRGIVEFRESEDGEEALAARDADIAAGLLAALADLRAMRQQEGAALARILHDHVTTIEGLTRMIDADPSRSPQEIAARLTAQVTLLMDGMAALDRDRLHAEAALLATKADLREEIDRLKAHIAAARDLLVKGGPAGRRLDFLAQEFNRESNTICSKSNASAVTAAGIELKVVIDQFREQVQNLE; encoded by the coding sequence ATGGCTTTGCAGTCCATGACCGGTTTTGCGCGGCGCGAGGGAACGAGCGGCCGCTGGCGCTGGGCATGGGAATTGCGCTCGGTCAACGGCAAGGGCCTCGACCTGCGCCTGCGCCTGCCGCCCGGCCTCGAACGCATGGAGGCAGACGTCCGCCGCCTCGCCGGCGAAAGCTTCAGCCGCGGCAACCTGCAGGCATCGCTATCCGTCACCGCCGACGAGAACCGTTTCGAGGCGGTGCTGAACAGGCAAGCGCTCGCCGCCGTGCTGGCCATGCGCGAGCAGTTGGACGGTGTCATCGATCCGGCGCCGCTGAAGCTCGATACGCTGCTTCTGGTGCGCGGCATCGTCGAGTTCCGCGAAAGCGAGGATGGCGAGGAGGCGCTTGCCGCCCGTGACGCCGATATCGCTGCCGGCCTGCTGGCCGCGCTTGCCGATTTGAGAGCAATGCGCCAACAGGAAGGGGCGGCGCTGGCCCGCATTCTTCACGACCATGTCACGACGATCGAAGGTCTGACACGGATGATCGATGCCGATCCCTCGCGTTCGCCGCAGGAGATCGCTGCGCGGCTTACCGCGCAGGTCACCTTGTTGATGGACGGCATGGCCGCGCTCGACCGCGACAGGCTGCATGCCGAAGCCGCGCTGCTGGCGACCAAGGCGGATCTGCGCGAGGAGATCGATCGTCTGAAGGCTCATATCGCCGCAGCGCGCGATCTCCTGGTGAAAGGTGGCCCCGCCGGGCGCCGGCTGGACTTCCTTGCACAGGAATTTAACCGCGAATCGAATACCATCTGCTCGAAGTCGAATGCCTCGGCGGTCACCGCTGCCGGCATCGAGCTGAAAGTCGTGATCGACCAGTTCCGCGAGCAGGTCCAGAATTTGGAGTAA
- the rpsF gene encoding 30S ribosomal protein S6: MALYEHVFLARQDISAQQVDALVEQYKGVIEANGGKVGRIENWGLKSLTYRIKKNRKAHYALMDIDAPAAAVQEMERQMRISEDVLRYMTIAVEKHEEGPSAMMQKRDRDDRPREGGRGPREGGFGDRDRGPRPPREGGFGDRDDRPRRPREDRV, from the coding sequence ATGGCTCTTTATGAACATGTATTCCTTGCCCGGCAGGATATTTCCGCTCAGCAGGTCGATGCCCTCGTAGAACAGTACAAGGGTGTGATCGAAGCGAATGGCGGTAAGGTCGGGCGTATCGAGAACTGGGGCCTCAAGTCCCTCACCTACCGCATCAAGAAGAACCGCAAGGCGCACTACGCCCTGATGGACATCGATGCACCGGCTGCTGCCGTCCAGGAAATGGAACGTCAGATGCGCATCAGCGAAGACGTTCTTCGCTACATGACGATCGCCGTCGAAAAGCATGAAGAAGGTCCGTCTGCCATGATGCAGAAGCGCGACCGTGACGACCGACCGCGCGAAGGCGGCCGTGGCCCGCGTGAAGGCGGCTTCGGCGATCGCGACCGCGGCCCGCGTCCGCCGCGTGAAGGTGGCTTCGGCGACCGTGACGACCGTCCGCGCCGTCCGCGCGAAGACCGTGTATAA
- the fabG gene encoding 3-oxoacyl-[acyl-carrier-protein] reductase: MLDLSGRKALVTGASGGIGEEIARLLHKQGAIVGLHGTRVEKLEALAADLGERVKIFPANLSDRDEVKALGQKAEADLEGVDILVNNAGITRDGLFVRMSDEDWDSVLEVNLTSTFRLTRELTHPMMRRRYGRIINITSVVGVTGNPGQANYCASKAGMIGFTKSLAQEIATRNVTVNCVAPGFIESAMTGKLNDKQKEAIMGAIPMKRMGTGGEVASAVAYLASSEAAYMTGQTLHVNGGMAMI; this comes from the coding sequence ATGCTCGATCTCTCAGGCCGCAAGGCTCTCGTCACAGGCGCATCGGGCGGTATCGGCGAGGAAATCGCCCGCCTTCTTCATAAGCAGGGCGCCATCGTCGGCCTGCACGGTACCCGCGTCGAGAAACTGGAAGCGCTGGCCGCCGATCTCGGCGAGCGCGTCAAGATCTTCCCGGCCAACCTCTCCGACCGCGATGAGGTCAAGGCGCTTGGTCAGAAGGCCGAAGCCGACCTCGAAGGCGTCGACATCCTCGTCAACAATGCCGGCATCACCCGCGACGGCCTCTTCGTGCGCATGAGCGACGAGGACTGGGACAGCGTCCTCGAGGTAAACCTGACATCGACCTTCCGCCTGACGCGCGAATTGACGCATCCGATGATGCGCCGCCGCTATGGCCGCATCATCAACATCACTTCCGTCGTCGGCGTCACCGGCAATCCGGGCCAGGCCAATTACTGCGCCTCCAAGGCCGGCATGATCGGCTTCACCAAGTCCTTGGCGCAGGAAATCGCCACCCGCAACGTGACGGTCAATTGCGTGGCGCCCGGTTTTATCGAGAGCGCCATGACCGGCAAGCTGAACGACAAGCAGAAGGAAGCGATCATGGGGGCGATCCCGATGAAGCGCATGGGCACGGGTGGCGAAGTCGCTTCGGCGGTTGCTTACCTTGCGTCCTCCGAGGCTGCCTATATGACGGGCCAGACGCTGCATGTAAACGGCGGCATGGCGATGATCTGA